Proteins co-encoded in one Capsicum annuum cultivar UCD-10X-F1 chromosome 9, UCD10Xv1.1, whole genome shotgun sequence genomic window:
- the LOC124887222 gene encoding uncharacterized protein LOC124887222 — protein MLNKLFGGKKRNSAAKGRTNPSPSRHGRPKYGSFCMPERSDNPPLGHHGPLKSVSFSMPERSDNAPLGHHGPAKSVSFSMPERSDNPPLGHHGPAKSVSFSMPERSDNPLLGRHGPPRSVSFSMPERSDNPPLGHHGPPKSASFSMPERSDNNHPRGHHTSDKSTLFTSGRSSAPLKIIHAGGKAEYYYMATPAYRILDKYPSFILAKPDVFKKPWDSVVHKDEILIPGQKYYVVPQCTLKKLRKRIKKSSQDSSKSQYTSIIKNKSSSDKNKARNNHHVSFFGIDCKQDSSCSVLLEINKENEEVNHEKILNDPQGNRTSRNVITWQPTLTVINEK, from the coding sequence atgttaAACAAACTCTTTGGTGGCAAGAAACGGAACTCAGCGGCCAAGGGGAGAACTAATCCTTCTCCCAGCCGCCATGGTCGGCCTAAGTATGGCTCGTTCTGCATGCCAGAGCGGTCGGATAACCCTCCTCTAGGCCACCACGGTCCACTTAAATCAGTCTCGTTCTCCATGCCAGAACGGTCAGATAACGCTCCTCTAGGCCACCATGGTCCGGCTAAGTCAGTCTCGTTCTCCATGCCAGAACGGTCAGATAATCCTCCTCTAGGACACCATGGTCCGGCTAAATCAGTCTCATTCTCCATGCCAGAACGGTCAGATAACCCTCTTCTAGGCCGCCATGGTCCACCTAGATCAGTCTCATTCTCCATGCCAGAACGGTCAGATAACCCTCCTCTAGGACATCACGGTCCACCTAAGTCAGCCTCATTCTCCATGCCAGAGCGGTCAGATAATAACCATCCTCGTGGACACCATACTTCCGATAAGTCAACCTTGTTCACCTCAGGAAGGTCATCGGCGCCCTTAAAAATCATCCATGCAGGTGGGAAAGCTGAATACTACTACATGGCAACCCCTGCATACAGGATTCTTGACAAATACCCTTCTTTCATTCTAGCCAAGCCTGATGTATTCAAAAAACCTTGGGATTCAGTAGTCCACAAAGATGAAATCCTCATCCCAGGTCAAAAATACTATGTTGTCCCACAATGTACCTTAAAGAAACTAAGGAAAAGAATCAAGAAATCCTCACAAGATTCATCCAAGTCACAATACACTAGTATTATCAAGAACAAGTCATCTAGTGATAAAAATAAGGCGCGGAATAATCATCATGTTAGTTTCTTTGGGATTGATTGTAAGCAAGATTCATCATGTTCAGTCTTATTGGAGATCAACAAGGAAAATGAAGAGgtaaatcatgagaaaatcttgAATGATCCACAGGGGAACAGGACTAGTAGGAATGTAATAACATGGCAGCCAACACTTACTGTGATAAATGAGAAGTGA